The following are from one region of the Nicotiana tabacum cultivar K326 chromosome 3, ASM71507v2, whole genome shotgun sequence genome:
- the LOC107807194 gene encoding GTPase activating protein 1-like: MENQLGLLRIRIIRGINLAIRDFRSSDPYVIVRMGRQKLRTRVVKKNVNPEWNDDLTLCIAEPILPIKLQVYDKDTFSRDDKMGYAELDIVPFINAVRTKRVKNIPDGTIITKIIPSRQNCYSEESCIVYENGKVVQNVFLRLRNVECGEIELRLHWIDIPGSKCL, translated from the exons ATGGAGAATCAGTTGGGTCTGCTGAGAATCCGTATCATTAGAGGCATAAATTTGGCCATTAGAGACTTCAGAAGCAGCGATCCTTATGTTATCGTTAGGATGGGCAGACAG AAATTGAGGACTAGAGTTGTGAAGAAGAATGTCAATCCCGAATGGAATGATGACTTGACACTATGTATTGCTGAGCCAATTCTGCCAATCAAGCTG CAAGTCTATGACAAGGATACATTCTCTCGCGATGATAAAATGGGCTATGCAGAACTTGACATTGTACCGTTTATAAATGCAGTAAGGACGAAGCGCGTTAAGAACATCCCCGATGGAACCATAATTACCAAAATAATTCCAAGCAGGCAGAATTGCTATTCTGAAGAAAGCTGTATTGTTTATGAAAATGGCAAGGTTGTCCAAAATGTGTTTCTTAGGTTGAGAAATGTTGAGTGTGGTGAAATAGAGCTCCGGTTGCATTGGATAGACATTCCTGGTTCCAAGTGTCTCTAG